The following coding sequences lie in one Paramisgurnus dabryanus chromosome 16, PD_genome_1.1, whole genome shotgun sequence genomic window:
- the simc1 gene encoding uncharacterized protein simc1 isoform X1 — protein MDDIISLSSGSDDGSDVVFINTYQEDKDDAVPFIREEWLPVTPVLIDITDQKLTPSIRKSSKRNSISPVLIDLREVCPSDEDSSLIDKHDKNSAVRPLTGSQRCESQTSYIDKDVVSPECFRSSSVRSDLSVSPPQENFLTETIIQRTNSTLVSEQSSWDKTSFEHFSDISSKNPKPFESLSEVLKNSVTVSSENTTDAQLSKAEPEQRTSSEIWGAGFYSPTYSLDSPYYCPSEVDAIVFSDVSSNTSWKNQQPPQILASDTVSLKEDGETTNIGENYSVTEIQASSPSTAPLLGLSLPCSPRLTSVRSRSSKANSPTSTELLASDTMTHSPGRSPSSLNSFPISPCSSPSKASIDEGHEDVLDNVESDLSEDNTQNRQYICLAEYRKLKQCMVGTVSHMLADGEEDEDFGSPEPLCRQSLSLVNSTIEENYPEGTLQLLADFIQPRYFPPVDVTKHLLRGIFLDPQSSDVLAIEAYNLLMKTQRYHPANTSTVPWDWQLLTSVMEERDDSKRLRTEIRCLLLQYVLKVLEDDFQFRLTKQCLHLSLVKKMISCQLRFTHVKDLLNWMMNAAKESVNHKETNNYLKIVLSLQRMLTLALEVDKNPESNSNKLSQELFLRLNTMIPSRQIRLLLLSTIENKLLKSKLLERLMEDACSHKSTLLMSLGLLLHFFQNSTLASDPSDGEERWRSWGELLQLLWMLTLSYEEAVTGHLNLSITERYDGSRAPLWTKKDQVTSSAVQEAINVFLSRAVKDIGQTLSTDMKESLFKLQDHIINFSKNIQIN, from the exons ATGGATGACATTATTTCTCTCAGCTCGGGCAGCGACGACGGCTCtgatgttgtttttataaacaCTTATCAAGAAGACAAAGACGACGCTGTGCCGTTTATACGAGAAGAATGGCTTCCAGTTACACCT GTTCTCATCGATATCACCGATCAAAAGTTGACCCCTTCTATTAGAAAAAGCTCAAAGAGGAATAGCATTTCTCCAGTCCTAATAGATCTAAGAGAAGTCTGTCCATCTGATGAGGATTCATCATTAATAGACAAGCACGATAAAAACTCTGCTGTGCGTCCACTAACAGGATCTCAACGATGTGAATCTCAGACCAGTTACATCGATAAAGATGTAGTCAGTCCTGAGTGTTTCCGATCCAGCAGCGTACGGTCTGATCTCTCCGTGTCACCTCCTCAGGAAAACTTTTTGACAGAGACAATTATCCAAAGGACAAATTCAACTTTAGTGTCTGAACAGTCGAGCTGGGACAAAACGTCCTTTGAACACTTCAGTGACATTTCAAGTAAAAACCCAAAGCCTTTTGAAAGTTTATCTGAAGTATTAAAAAACTCTGTTACGGTGTCATCTGAGAACACTACAGACGCACAACTCTCTAAAGCAGAGCCCGAGCAAAGAACGTCTTCAGAAATATGGGGTGCTGGTTTTTACTCTCCTACTTATAGCCTTGACAGCCCATATTACTGTCCAAGTGAAGTAGATGCGATTGTATTCTCAGATGTATCCAGTAACACATCATGGAAAAATCAGCAACCACCTCAGATCTTAGCGTCCGATACGGTTTCATTGAAGGAGGACGGTGAAACTACAAATATTGGTGAAAATTATTCCGTAACAGAGATTCAGGCTTCGTCCCCCAGCACGGCTCCTTTGTTGGGTTTATCTCTCCCCTGTAGTCCAAGGCTTACATCTGTACGCAGTCGGTCCAGTAAAGCAAACAGTCCCACCTCCACCGAGCTTCTTGCCAGTGACACAATGACACATTCACCTGGTCGGTCACCAAGTAGCCTCAACAGCTTTCCAATCTCTCCATGTTCCTCACCATCCAAAGCAAGCATCGATGAAGGACACGAAGATGTGCTAGATAACGTGGAGTCGGATCTTTCTGAAGACAACACACAAAACAGACAATATATTTGTCTGGCTGAGTACAGAAAATTGAAGCAGTGTATGGTTGGAACCGTTTCCCATATG CTTGCCGATGGGGAGGAAGACGAAGACTTTGGTTCTCCTGAACCGCTTTGTCGTCAGAGCCTCAGTTTGGTCAACAGCACCATTGAGGAGAATTATCCAGAAGGCACTCTTCAGCTGCTCGCCGACTTCATTCAGCCTCGATACTTCCCACCTGTGGATGTCACCAAACACCTGCTCAGGGGGATTTTCTTGGACCCCCAAAGCTCAGATGTCCTGGCCATAGAGGCCTATAACCTTTTGATGAAGACACAGAG ATACCACCCAGCCAATACATCTACAGTCCCGTGGGATTGGCAACTGCTGACGTCGGTTATGGAGGAACGT GATGACAGTAAGAGGTTACGGACGGAGATTCGCTGTTTGCTGCTGCAGTACGTGCTGAAGGTTTTAGAAGATGATTTTCAGTTCAGACTAACAAAACAGTGTCTTCATCTCTCTCTCGTAAAGAAAATGATTTCTTGTCAGCTCAGGTTCACACATGTCAA GGATCTTTTAAACTGGATGATGAATGCTGCTAAGGAATCAGTGAACCACAAGGAGACCAACAACTATCTTAA GATTGTTTTGTCGCTTCAGAGGATGTTGACGTTGGCCCTAGAGGTGGACAAGAACCCCGAAAGCAATTCTAATAAACTTTCACAGGAACTTTTCTTAAGACTTAACACCATGATTCCAAGCAGACAGATAAG ACTGTTATTGTTAAGCACAATAGAGAACAAACTGCTGAAATCCAAATTACTGGAACGACTGATGGAAGATGCTTGTTCTCACAAGAGCACCTTGCTCATGTCTCTGGGTTTGCTGCTACACTTCTTCCAAAACTCCACGCTGGCTTCAGACCCTTCT GATGGGGAAGAGAGATGGAGAAGCTGGGGTGAACTTTTACAACTTCTGTGGATGCTGACGCTCAGTTATGAAGAGGCGGTAACGG GTCACCTCAACCTCTCCATCACAGAGCGTTATGATGGGTCACGCGCTCCACTGTGGACCAAAAAAGACCAGGTGACAAGTTCAGCGGTGCAAGAAGCGATTAATGTCTTCCTGTCTCGTGCAGTGAAAGACATCGGTCAGACTCTTTCCACAGACATGAAGGAGTCCCTTTTTAAACTACAAGACCACATTATTAATTTCTCcaaaaatattcaaataaattga
- the simc1 gene encoding uncharacterized protein simc1 isoform X2, producing MFETSAAYVSEESVTRTVFDRFARMSGNVRWSDAASQVLIDITDQKLTPSIRKSSKRNSISPVLIDLREVCPSDEDSSLIDKHDKNSAVRPLTGSQRCESQTSYIDKDVVSPECFRSSSVRSDLSVSPPQENFLTETIIQRTNSTLVSEQSSWDKTSFEHFSDISSKNPKPFESLSEVLKNSVTVSSENTTDAQLSKAEPEQRTSSEIWGAGFYSPTYSLDSPYYCPSEVDAIVFSDVSSNTSWKNQQPPQILASDTVSLKEDGETTNIGENYSVTEIQASSPSTAPLLGLSLPCSPRLTSVRSRSSKANSPTSTELLASDTMTHSPGRSPSSLNSFPISPCSSPSKASIDEGHEDVLDNVESDLSEDNTQNRQYICLAEYRKLKQCMVGTVSHMLADGEEDEDFGSPEPLCRQSLSLVNSTIEENYPEGTLQLLADFIQPRYFPPVDVTKHLLRGIFLDPQSSDVLAIEAYNLLMKTQRYHPANTSTVPWDWQLLTSVMEERDDSKRLRTEIRCLLLQYVLKVLEDDFQFRLTKQCLHLSLVKKMISCQLRFTHVKDLLNWMMNAAKESVNHKETNNYLKIVLSLQRMLTLALEVDKNPESNSNKLSQELFLRLNTMIPSRQIRLLLLSTIENKLLKSKLLERLMEDACSHKSTLLMSLGLLLHFFQNSTLASDPSDGEERWRSWGELLQLLWMLTLSYEEAVTGHLNLSITERYDGSRAPLWTKKDQVTSSAVQEAINVFLSRAVKDIGQTLSTDMKESLFKLQDHIINFSKNIQIN from the exons ATGTTTGAAACTAGTGCTGCTTATGTCAGCGAGGAAAGCGTCACACGTACTGTTTTTGACCGTTTCGCGCGAATGTCCGGTAACGTTAGATGGTCTGACGCAGCATCTCAG GTTCTCATCGATATCACCGATCAAAAGTTGACCCCTTCTATTAGAAAAAGCTCAAAGAGGAATAGCATTTCTCCAGTCCTAATAGATCTAAGAGAAGTCTGTCCATCTGATGAGGATTCATCATTAATAGACAAGCACGATAAAAACTCTGCTGTGCGTCCACTAACAGGATCTCAACGATGTGAATCTCAGACCAGTTACATCGATAAAGATGTAGTCAGTCCTGAGTGTTTCCGATCCAGCAGCGTACGGTCTGATCTCTCCGTGTCACCTCCTCAGGAAAACTTTTTGACAGAGACAATTATCCAAAGGACAAATTCAACTTTAGTGTCTGAACAGTCGAGCTGGGACAAAACGTCCTTTGAACACTTCAGTGACATTTCAAGTAAAAACCCAAAGCCTTTTGAAAGTTTATCTGAAGTATTAAAAAACTCTGTTACGGTGTCATCTGAGAACACTACAGACGCACAACTCTCTAAAGCAGAGCCCGAGCAAAGAACGTCTTCAGAAATATGGGGTGCTGGTTTTTACTCTCCTACTTATAGCCTTGACAGCCCATATTACTGTCCAAGTGAAGTAGATGCGATTGTATTCTCAGATGTATCCAGTAACACATCATGGAAAAATCAGCAACCACCTCAGATCTTAGCGTCCGATACGGTTTCATTGAAGGAGGACGGTGAAACTACAAATATTGGTGAAAATTATTCCGTAACAGAGATTCAGGCTTCGTCCCCCAGCACGGCTCCTTTGTTGGGTTTATCTCTCCCCTGTAGTCCAAGGCTTACATCTGTACGCAGTCGGTCCAGTAAAGCAAACAGTCCCACCTCCACCGAGCTTCTTGCCAGTGACACAATGACACATTCACCTGGTCGGTCACCAAGTAGCCTCAACAGCTTTCCAATCTCTCCATGTTCCTCACCATCCAAAGCAAGCATCGATGAAGGACACGAAGATGTGCTAGATAACGTGGAGTCGGATCTTTCTGAAGACAACACACAAAACAGACAATATATTTGTCTGGCTGAGTACAGAAAATTGAAGCAGTGTATGGTTGGAACCGTTTCCCATATG CTTGCCGATGGGGAGGAAGACGAAGACTTTGGTTCTCCTGAACCGCTTTGTCGTCAGAGCCTCAGTTTGGTCAACAGCACCATTGAGGAGAATTATCCAGAAGGCACTCTTCAGCTGCTCGCCGACTTCATTCAGCCTCGATACTTCCCACCTGTGGATGTCACCAAACACCTGCTCAGGGGGATTTTCTTGGACCCCCAAAGCTCAGATGTCCTGGCCATAGAGGCCTATAACCTTTTGATGAAGACACAGAG ATACCACCCAGCCAATACATCTACAGTCCCGTGGGATTGGCAACTGCTGACGTCGGTTATGGAGGAACGT GATGACAGTAAGAGGTTACGGACGGAGATTCGCTGTTTGCTGCTGCAGTACGTGCTGAAGGTTTTAGAAGATGATTTTCAGTTCAGACTAACAAAACAGTGTCTTCATCTCTCTCTCGTAAAGAAAATGATTTCTTGTCAGCTCAGGTTCACACATGTCAA GGATCTTTTAAACTGGATGATGAATGCTGCTAAGGAATCAGTGAACCACAAGGAGACCAACAACTATCTTAA GATTGTTTTGTCGCTTCAGAGGATGTTGACGTTGGCCCTAGAGGTGGACAAGAACCCCGAAAGCAATTCTAATAAACTTTCACAGGAACTTTTCTTAAGACTTAACACCATGATTCCAAGCAGACAGATAAG ACTGTTATTGTTAAGCACAATAGAGAACAAACTGCTGAAATCCAAATTACTGGAACGACTGATGGAAGATGCTTGTTCTCACAAGAGCACCTTGCTCATGTCTCTGGGTTTGCTGCTACACTTCTTCCAAAACTCCACGCTGGCTTCAGACCCTTCT GATGGGGAAGAGAGATGGAGAAGCTGGGGTGAACTTTTACAACTTCTGTGGATGCTGACGCTCAGTTATGAAGAGGCGGTAACGG GTCACCTCAACCTCTCCATCACAGAGCGTTATGATGGGTCACGCGCTCCACTGTGGACCAAAAAAGACCAGGTGACAAGTTCAGCGGTGCAAGAAGCGATTAATGTCTTCCTGTCTCGTGCAGTGAAAGACATCGGTCAGACTCTTTCCACAGACATGAAGGAGTCCCTTTTTAAACTACAAGACCACATTATTAATTTCTCcaaaaatattcaaataaattga